A region from the Citrobacter telavivensis genome encodes:
- a CDS encoding type VI secretion system baseplate subunit TssG produces the protein MARYRSQPADSVIAQLRREPWRFSLEQCVRLLELSGVSPELRGELGLTFAPAEIGRLQGARVEVRSLGLGGADGVLPYEELEALPQAAQDFLNLFEQRMIEHDCRSRSVYRLATPYARREQAAGGELMQALCGFLTTARPAQVPLSLIQSGLLANRRRGAAGFVALAAAMMNISVSVEAFVGRWQGLPADAQSRTGCRLGRNSVAGRHAWHQHAGIRLHLIVSSAAQWRTFLPGGEGFTTLSLAGRLWFGAAISLELVMRGTLTLDTHLSRARPPRLGRTAQLQGRKASPCCCRLFFREDEHGFKRVGTTTEPELLSRAGTGG, from the coding sequence ATGGCGCGATACCGATCCCAGCCTGCCGATAGTGTGATAGCGCAGCTTCGGCGCGAACCCTGGCGCTTTTCGCTGGAGCAGTGCGTCCGGTTGCTCGAACTGAGCGGCGTGTCGCCTGAACTGCGCGGTGAGCTGGGGCTGACCTTTGCCCCGGCGGAGATTGGCCGTTTGCAGGGGGCGCGCGTAGAAGTGCGAAGCCTCGGCCTGGGCGGAGCGGACGGCGTTTTACCCTACGAGGAACTGGAGGCGCTGCCACAGGCGGCACAGGATTTCCTCAACCTGTTTGAGCAGCGGATGATTGAACACGACTGCCGAAGCCGAAGCGTATATCGGCTGGCGACGCCTTATGCCCGACGAGAGCAGGCGGCAGGCGGCGAACTCATGCAGGCGCTATGTGGATTTTTGACCACGGCGCGTCCGGCGCAGGTGCCGTTATCGCTGATCCAAAGCGGTCTGTTGGCAAACCGCAGGCGCGGTGCCGCAGGATTTGTCGCACTGGCGGCGGCGATGATGAACATCAGCGTGTCGGTGGAAGCGTTTGTGGGGCGCTGGCAGGGATTACCCGCCGATGCGCAGAGCCGCACCGGCTGTCGGCTGGGGCGCAACAGCGTGGCGGGCCGCCACGCCTGGCATCAACACGCGGGCATCCGGCTCCATCTGATCGTCAGCAGTGCCGCGCAATGGCGCACATTTTTACCCGGTGGCGAAGGCTTCACCACGCTGAGCCTGGCCGGACGCCTCTGGTTTGGCGCGGCGATTTCGCTGGAGCTGGTCATGCGCGGGACGTTGACGCTTGACACGCATCTGTCCCGCGCGCGGCCTCCGCGCCTGGGGCGTACTGCACAGCTACAGGGGCGCAAAGCGTCGCCGTGCTGCTGTCGTCTGTTTTTCAGGGAGGATGAACATGGATTTAAACGCGTTGGTACAACGACTGAACCCGAATTGCTTTCGCGCGCTGGAACTGGCGGCTGA
- the tssH gene encoding type VI secretion system ATPase TssH — MDLNALVQRLNPNCFRALELAAERSRGQGHWFVEPEHLLLALLDEEQGDLACCLSEAAIPADRLREEIQRTQAQFKTGCTRMPVFSVQLVELLEGAILLATFQRLAQVRSALLLLALLTRERLRSQLAQGMPLLLGIQAMTLENQWRNWCRLSVEEQNGPQSDDRPDHESGVLEQFTHDLTRDAREGRIDPIIGRDSEIRQCIDILLRRRQNNPILVGAPGVGKTAVAEGLARRIAEGSVPPPLRDVSLLALDLGLLQAGAGVKGEFEQRLKGVIDAVKKSSQPIILFIDEAHTLIGAGGAEGGSDAANLLKPALARGELRTLAATTWQEYKKYFEKDPALDRRFQRIQIEEPDEHRAVVMLRAVADKLEAHHGVQILDSAIHEAVRLSQRYISGRQLPDKAISVLDTACARVALAQHDVPPALEEIRQQRAAIEEEGQRLNRELLMGVDHHDRLCELEAQAEKLQIQAREVEGRWQDERQRVGELLSARQRMLNLSERLDEDDEELEQQLVECAALIGKLETAAAQLREEVPLVADCVDAATVAAVISGWTGIPLGQMLTDEAHALRTLVERMSERVMGQQAALETIVQRLRAYRSGLTDPQKPVGVFLLVGPTGVGKTETAYALADALYGGERNLITINLSEYQEAHTVSQLKGAPPGYVGYGSGGALTEAVRRRPYSVVLLDEIEKAHPDVLEAFYNVFDKGVMEDGTGLIVDFKNTVMLATSNIGAELILETPLSELNSEWFNGELRETLLRHFRPAFLARMTTVAYRSLDEEILKGIVLTKLEKLAQRYLVATGERLNMDEGLIARVMEKCQGAGARDVENLVVGEVMGISFQ, encoded by the coding sequence ATGGATTTAAACGCGTTGGTACAACGACTGAACCCGAATTGCTTTCGCGCGCTGGAACTGGCGGCTGAACGGAGCCGGGGACAGGGACACTGGTTTGTTGAACCCGAACATTTGTTGTTAGCTCTGCTGGATGAGGAACAGGGCGATCTGGCCTGTTGCCTCAGCGAGGCGGCGATCCCTGCGGACAGGCTGCGTGAAGAGATTCAGCGCACCCAGGCGCAGTTTAAAACCGGCTGTACGCGCATGCCGGTCTTTTCCGTCCAGCTAGTGGAACTGCTGGAAGGGGCGATTCTGCTGGCGACCTTCCAGCGTCTTGCACAGGTGCGTTCGGCGTTACTGTTGCTGGCATTGCTGACCCGCGAACGGCTGCGTAGCCAACTGGCACAGGGGATGCCGTTGTTGCTCGGCATTCAGGCCATGACGCTGGAAAATCAGTGGCGGAACTGGTGCCGACTTTCCGTGGAGGAACAAAACGGGCCGCAGTCTGATGATCGCCCTGACCATGAAAGCGGCGTACTGGAGCAATTTACCCACGACCTGACCCGCGATGCGCGCGAGGGACGGATCGACCCGATCATCGGTCGCGATAGCGAGATCCGCCAGTGTATCGACATTCTGCTACGTCGTCGGCAGAACAACCCGATTCTGGTTGGTGCGCCTGGCGTCGGGAAAACGGCCGTCGCCGAAGGGCTGGCGCGACGCATCGCTGAAGGCAGCGTGCCGCCGCCGCTGCGCGACGTGTCGCTGCTGGCGCTCGATCTTGGCCTGTTGCAGGCCGGCGCGGGCGTAAAGGGCGAATTTGAGCAGCGGCTGAAAGGCGTGATCGACGCGGTCAAAAAATCCTCTCAGCCGATTATTTTGTTTATCGACGAAGCCCATACGCTGATTGGCGCGGGTGGCGCCGAGGGCGGCAGCGACGCCGCCAACCTGCTGAAACCGGCACTGGCGCGCGGTGAGCTGCGAACTCTCGCGGCGACCACCTGGCAGGAGTACAAAAAATATTTCGAGAAGGATCCGGCGCTGGACCGGCGCTTTCAGCGTATCCAGATTGAAGAACCGGACGAGCATCGCGCGGTGGTGATGCTGCGGGCGGTCGCCGATAAGCTGGAAGCGCATCACGGCGTGCAGATCCTCGACAGTGCAATCCACGAAGCGGTGCGCCTGTCGCAGCGCTACATCTCCGGACGACAGCTGCCGGACAAAGCCATCAGCGTACTCGACACGGCCTGCGCACGCGTGGCGCTGGCGCAGCATGACGTACCGCCTGCGCTCGAAGAGATCCGCCAACAACGGGCGGCCATTGAGGAAGAGGGGCAACGGCTGAATCGCGAGCTGCTGATGGGCGTTGATCATCACGACCGGCTGTGCGAGCTGGAGGCGCAGGCGGAGAAACTCCAGATTCAGGCGCGGGAAGTGGAAGGGCGCTGGCAGGATGAGCGCCAGCGGGTCGGCGAGCTGCTCTCCGCCCGTCAGCGGATGCTGAATCTTAGCGAACGACTCGATGAGGATGACGAAGAACTGGAGCAACAGTTGGTGGAATGCGCGGCGCTGATTGGCAAGCTGGAAACCGCCGCCGCGCAGCTGCGCGAGGAAGTACCGCTGGTGGCCGATTGCGTAGACGCCGCCACCGTCGCCGCCGTGATTAGCGGCTGGACGGGGATCCCGCTCGGGCAGATGCTGACCGATGAAGCCCACGCCCTGCGTACGCTGGTTGAGCGGATGAGCGAACGGGTGATGGGACAACAGGCGGCGCTGGAAACCATCGTCCAGCGCCTGCGCGCGTATCGCAGCGGCCTGACCGACCCGCAGAAGCCGGTCGGCGTGTTCCTGCTGGTGGGGCCAACCGGCGTCGGCAAAACCGAAACCGCGTATGCGCTGGCCGATGCCCTGTACGGCGGTGAACGTAACCTCATCACCATTAATCTTTCCGAGTATCAGGAAGCGCACACCGTCAGCCAGCTCAAAGGCGCACCGCCGGGTTACGTCGGCTACGGCAGCGGTGGGGCATTAACCGAAGCCGTGCGCCGTCGCCCCTATTCGGTGGTGCTGCTCGACGAAATCGAAAAGGCGCACCCGGACGTGCTGGAGGCGTTCTATAACGTTTTCGATAAAGGCGTGATGGAGGACGGCACCGGGCTGATTGTCGATTTTAAAAATACGGTGATGCTGGCAACCAGCAATATCGGGGCGGAACTGATTCTGGAGACGCCGCTTTCTGAATTAAATAGCGAGTGGTTTAACGGGGAATTACGGGAGACGCTACTACGTCACTTTCGTCCGGCGTTTTTAGCAAGGATGACCACGGTGGCCTATCGCTCGCTGGATGAAGAGATATTAAAAGGGATTGTGCTGACGAAGCTGGAGAAATTAGCGCAGCGGTATTTAGTGGCGACCGGGGAGCGGTTAAATATGGATGAGGGGTTAATTGCGCGCGTTATGGAGAAATGCCAGGGCGCAGGAGCCAGGGATGTGGAAAACCTGGTGGTAGGGGAAGTGATGGGGATATCTTTTCAGTAA
- the tssI gene encoding type VI secretion system tip protein VgrG, producing the protein MPDTTLITLTAPAFTGLTAATVNTESQLNGLTTATVTVTTSAPLTLDTALATHLTATVNNADYDGLIAEIHQLPATRNADCYQFVLRPWLWWLTLSSHNRVFQNLSAQEIVEKVFKDGGFTDYTFQLKAKPAKREYCLQYNESDFNFVSRLLEQEGIFWFFTHVAGKHTLVLADDNSAFPSIPGEKKVKYLAAQSGEREAGAIRSAALRVQATAQGFQTSDFNYEQPKAALFSQAGEKKGGVHYQHPGRFSVKVDGDALAAWKVNALTSQAKQLVGESDCATLTAGHWFTLTDHDDKTLNTDWLVTAVTHDYDGEHYRNRFTAIPKATLYRPQSSTPKPFMHTQTATVVGKQGEEIWTDKLGRVKVQFAWDREGKRDETSSCWLRVVTAWSGNGFGTQFIPRVGQEVVVSFIDGEPDKPLVTGCVYNGVNALPYPLPANQTQSGVKTQSKAGFNELRFDDKKDAELLAMQAQKDFQLTVLNDSNTTVGHDDIQSVKNDRTRTVEEGNETVTLKKGNRVVNIEKGSDTLTVKDKRSVTVKGDQEHAVDGNETHKVKGDYTLNVDGNLTIKVSGTLTLESGKTLTVKSGADLKASAAASLNLDATSIASEAKSSLTQKAATISQEAKATLTSKASAMQTLEGGGMLTLKGGLVKIN; encoded by the coding sequence ATGCCAGACACCACCCTCATCACACTCACCGCCCCGGCGTTTACCGGCCTGACCGCCGCGACCGTTAATACTGAATCTCAACTTAACGGACTGACCACCGCCACGGTTACCGTCACCACCTCTGCGCCGTTAACGCTTGATACCGCGCTGGCGACCCATCTTACTGCCACAGTCAACAACGCCGACTATGACGGGCTGATTGCGGAGATTCACCAGCTGCCCGCGACGCGTAACGCCGACTGCTATCAGTTTGTGCTGCGTCCCTGGCTGTGGTGGCTGACGCTTTCCAGCCATAATCGCGTCTTTCAGAACCTCAGCGCGCAGGAAATTGTCGAGAAGGTGTTTAAGGACGGCGGCTTTACTGACTACACATTTCAGCTCAAGGCCAAACCGGCAAAGCGCGAGTACTGCCTGCAATACAACGAGAGCGACTTTAACTTTGTATCGCGACTGCTGGAACAGGAGGGGATCTTCTGGTTCTTCACCCATGTCGCGGGCAAGCACACGCTGGTGCTGGCGGATGACAACAGCGCGTTTCCGTCCATCCCCGGCGAGAAAAAGGTGAAGTATCTGGCGGCGCAGAGCGGTGAGCGGGAAGCCGGGGCGATTCGTTCGGCGGCGCTGCGCGTGCAAGCTACCGCGCAAGGATTTCAGACCAGCGATTTCAACTACGAGCAGCCGAAGGCCGCGCTCTTTTCGCAGGCGGGTGAGAAGAAAGGCGGGGTGCATTATCAGCATCCAGGGCGGTTTAGCGTCAAAGTCGACGGTGACGCGCTGGCGGCGTGGAAGGTTAACGCCCTGACGTCGCAGGCGAAGCAACTGGTCGGCGAAAGCGACTGCGCGACGTTAACCGCGGGCCACTGGTTCACCCTGACCGATCATGATGATAAGACACTGAATACCGACTGGCTGGTCACCGCCGTCACCCACGACTACGACGGTGAGCACTACCGAAACCGCTTTACTGCCATCCCGAAAGCCACGCTCTATCGACCGCAAAGCAGCACGCCGAAACCGTTTATGCACACGCAAACGGCAACGGTGGTCGGCAAGCAGGGAGAGGAGATCTGGACCGATAAACTCGGCAGGGTAAAAGTGCAGTTTGCGTGGGATCGGGAAGGCAAACGTGATGAAACCAGCTCCTGCTGGCTGCGGGTGGTGACTGCCTGGAGCGGCAACGGCTTCGGTACACAGTTTATCCCCCGCGTCGGCCAGGAGGTCGTGGTGAGCTTTATCGACGGCGAGCCGGACAAACCGCTCGTCACCGGCTGCGTCTATAACGGCGTCAACGCGCTGCCCTATCCGCTTCCGGCGAATCAGACCCAGTCCGGCGTTAAAACGCAAAGCAAAGCAGGCTTTAACGAACTGCGTTTCGACGACAAAAAGGATGCCGAACTGCTGGCGATGCAGGCGCAAAAGGATTTCCAGCTTACCGTGCTGAACGACAGTAACACGACAGTCGGCCACGATGACATTCAGAGCGTGAAAAACGACCGTACACGCACCGTTGAAGAAGGCAATGAAACCGTCACGCTGAAGAAGGGCAACCGGGTGGTCAACATTGAAAAGGGTAGCGATACGCTGACGGTCAAAGATAAGCGTAGCGTGACGGTGAAAGGCGATCAGGAACACGCGGTGGACGGCAATGAGACGCACAAGGTCAAAGGCGACTACACGCTGAACGTCGACGGCAATCTGACGATTAAGGTCAGCGGTACGCTCACGCTGGAAAGCGGTAAAACGTTGACGGTGAAGAGCGGGGCGGATCTGAAAGCCAGTGCGGCTGCGAGCCTGAATCTTGACGCTACCAGTATTGCCAGCGAAGCGAAGAGTTCGCTCACCCAGAAAGCCGCAACGATAAGCCAGGAGGCGAAAGCCACGCTGACCAGCAAAGCCAGCGCGATGCAGACCCTGGAGGGCGGCGGAATGCTGACGCTCAAGGGCGGGTTAGTGAAGATCAACTAA
- a CDS encoding TolC family outer membrane protein, which yields MSTRIVFSWVTLALSLWVATTPCFAALANVEETNLKESILFAFDRDPSVSSQAAQMGIGQAMTDEAKSGWMPQIGLTASTGQNKTTDSSGSLNNSAAWGISVTQLVYDFGKTNSAIAQSEAQYESYRYQLMSTLSDVASKAALGYVEVKRYSALVDAARENIVALEKIQHLAQLRASAGLSSTSDDLQTQTRIAGMRATLEQYSAALQKAKAVLAVQTGVSANRYARLPENLEVKQVTVENIDYAKIPSVLAARAMVTSAQHGVERAKAQHMPTVSLKAGRTRYESDNRGYWDDQIQLSVDAPLYQGGAVSARVDQAEGAKAMAASEVDQVRYEILQKASAAMADWKGARGREDAGKFQLVNAEQTRRVYKHEYTLSKKSINDLLSVEQDVWQAESSRINAEFDGWNAAISYATAIDNLLPLIGIEKQASKKLPDLQ from the coding sequence TTGAGCACTCGTATTGTTTTTTCATGGGTTACTCTGGCTCTTTCTCTCTGGGTAGCCACAACGCCATGTTTCGCCGCATTAGCCAATGTCGAAGAAACGAATCTGAAAGAAAGTATTTTATTTGCTTTTGATCGTGACCCTTCGGTAAGCAGCCAGGCCGCACAAATGGGTATTGGCCAGGCAATGACCGATGAAGCGAAAAGCGGCTGGATGCCACAAATTGGTTTAACCGCCAGCACCGGTCAAAATAAGACCACGGATTCCAGCGGTTCTCTCAATAACTCCGCTGCATGGGGCATTAGCGTCACACAGTTAGTTTATGACTTCGGTAAAACCAACAGCGCGATTGCCCAGTCAGAAGCCCAGTACGAAAGCTATCGCTATCAACTGATGAGTACGCTGTCTGATGTCGCGTCAAAAGCGGCGCTGGGCTACGTTGAAGTAAAACGCTATAGCGCATTGGTTGACGCCGCACGCGAGAATATCGTCGCGCTGGAGAAAATTCAGCATCTGGCGCAACTTCGCGCCAGTGCAGGTTTGAGTTCGACTTCAGACGATTTGCAAACGCAGACCCGTATTGCCGGAATGCGCGCCACGCTGGAGCAGTACTCCGCCGCGCTGCAGAAAGCGAAAGCGGTCCTCGCCGTACAAACGGGTGTCAGTGCTAACCGTTATGCCCGCCTGCCTGAAAACCTTGAAGTTAAACAAGTCACTGTTGAAAACATCGACTACGCGAAGATCCCCTCGGTACTCGCGGCACGGGCGATGGTGACCTCCGCACAACACGGCGTCGAGCGCGCAAAAGCACAGCATATGCCGACGGTGAGCCTGAAAGCGGGCCGTACTCGTTATGAGTCAGACAACCGCGGTTACTGGGACGACCAAATTCAGTTAAGTGTGGATGCGCCGCTGTATCAGGGGGGGGCGGTCTCCGCTCGTGTTGACCAGGCAGAAGGCGCGAAAGCGATGGCCGCCTCCGAAGTGGATCAGGTGCGTTACGAGATTCTGCAAAAAGCCTCTGCGGCGATGGCGGACTGGAAAGGTGCACGAGGCCGTGAAGATGCCGGCAAGTTCCAACTGGTCAACGCCGAACAAACCCGTCGCGTTTATAAGCACGAATACACCCTGAGCAAGAAAAGTATCAATGACCTGTTGAGCGTCGAACAAGACGTCTGGCAGGCGGAGTCTTCACGAATCAACGCTGAATTTGATGGCTGGAATGCGGCTATCAGTTACGCGACGGCAATCGACAACCTGCTGCCCCTGATCGGGATAGAAAAACAGGCGTCGAAAAAGCTGCCTGATCTTCAGTAG